The following proteins are co-located in the Hevea brasiliensis isolate MT/VB/25A 57/8 chromosome 11, ASM3005281v1, whole genome shotgun sequence genome:
- the LOC110660304 gene encoding transcriptional corepressor LEUNIG isoform X7, with product MSQTNWEADKMLDVYIYDYLMKRKLHNSAKAFQAEGKVSPDPVAIDAPGGFLFEWWSVFWDIFIARTNEKHSEAAASYIETQMVKARELQHQQHPKPQQHQQMQMQQLLLQRHAQQQQQQQQQQQQQQQRRDGNQHPSGSANGLAANDVTRHNPATANALATKMYEDRLKLPLQRDSLDEASMKQRLSDNVGQLLDPNHASLLKAAALGGQPPGQALHGIPGGSGNLQQAQNRNQQLPVSTQDIKSEINAMINPRSAGTDGSLIGVHGPNQGGSNLTLKGWPLTGVDQLGLLQHPRLMQSSQALSKLQLQQQLILQAQQNLSSQSINDLERRKLRMLLNNQNLGLGKDVPLNSGDVLGNFGSPMQVNSPILPRGDTDLLIKLQQQQYQQIPLANQQSQNSNHSLQQQDKIIGSSSMTMDGSMANTFQGNDQASKSQIGRKRKQPGSSSGPANSSGTANTTGPSPSSPSTPSTHTPGDAISVPTVPHNNGSSKSLLMFGSDGMGSLASASNELADIDRFVDDRTLDDNVESFFSHDAADLRDRVSQSADISKGIPFSEIRLIPASTSKVECCHFSSDGKLLATGGHDKKATLWCTESFTAKSTLEEHCQWITDVRFSPSISRLATSSADKTVRVWDADNPGYSLRTFTGHSTTVMSVDFHPSKEDLICSCDNDSEVRYWSIKNGSCVGVFKGGATQTRFQPHFGRILAAAAENVVSILDVETKMCRLKFQGHKNQIHSVCWDPSGEYVASVSDDLVRVWTVGSGSKGEYIHELSCTGNKFHTCVFHPTYSSLLIIGCYENLELWNMAENKTMDVRAHDKLVSDLAVSNVTGLVASASHDKYVKLWK from the exons ATGTCTCAGACCAACTGGGAAGCTGATAAAAT GCTGGATGTTTATATATATGATTACCTTATGAAGAGAAAACTTCATAATTCTGCAAAGGCATTTCAGGCTGAGGGGAAAGTGTCCCCAGATCCTGTTG CTATTGATGCACCTGGTGGTTTTCTCTTTGAGTGGTGGTCTGTCTTTTGGGACATATTTATTGCTAGAACAAATGAGAAGCACTCAGAAGCTGCGGCATCTTACATTGAG ACTCAAATGGTCAAGGCACGGGAGCTGCAGCATCAACAGCATCCAAAACCTCAGCAACATCAGCAGATGCAGATGCAGCAGCTGTTATTACAGAGGCATgctcagcagcagcagcagcagcagcaacaacaacaacaacaacaacaacgaaGAGATGGGAACCAACATCCAAGTGGATCTGCCAATGGACTTGCTGCTAATGATGTCACAAGACATAACCCTGCAACTGCAAATGCTTTAGCAACCAAAATGTATGAGGACAGACTAAAGCTTCCACTTCAGAGGGATTCCTTGGATGAAGCGTCCATGAAG CAAAGATTAAGTGATAATGTGGGCCAGCTTCTGGATCCAAATCATGCCTCATTGTTGAAGGCAGCTGCATTGGGTGGCCAACCTCCGGG GCAAGCACTGCATGGTATTCCTGGGGGCTCAGGAAATCTGCAGCAAGCTCAAAACCGGAATCAGCAGCTTCCTGTGTCTACCCAG GACATAAAGAGTGAGATCAATGCCATGATAAATCCCAGGAGCGCTGGTACAGATGGATCATTGATTGGAGTTCACG GACCAAATCAAGGGGGAAGCAATTTGACCTTGAAAGGATGGCCTCTAACA GGAGTGGATCAGCTTGGGCTTCTTCAGCATCCGAGGTTGATGCAATCCTCTCAGGCACTCAGTAAATTGCAGTTACAACAGCAGTTGATCCTTCAAGCTCAGCAAAACTTGTCATCACAATCTATCAATGATTTGGAGCGAAGAAAACTGAGAATGCTTCTTAATAACCAGAATTTGGGTCTTGGGAAGGATGTCCCTTTAAATTCTGGTGATGTTCTTGGTAACTTTGGATCACCAATGCAAGTAAATAGCCCTATATTGCCTCGTGGAGACACTGATCTACTAATTAAG TTACAGCAGCAACAGTATCAACAGATTCCACTTGCGAATCAGCagtctcaaaattcaaatcaCAGCcttcagcaacaagataagatcaTCGGTTCTAGCAGCATGACAATGGATGGTAGCATGGCAAACACTTTTCAAGGAAATGACCAG GCTTCAAAAAGTCAAATTGGACGAAAGAGAAAGCAGCCAGGATCGTCTTCAGGCCCTGCCAATAGTTCAGGCACTGCTAACACCACTGGACCTTCCCCAAGTTCTCCTTCAACACCTTCCACTCACACACCCGGGGATGCTATTTCAGTTCCCACTGTGCCACACAATAATGGTTCTTCTAAGTCTCTGCTTATGTTTGGGTCTGATGGAATGGGCTCCCTCGCATCTGCTTCAAATGAACTG GCTGATATAGACCGTTTTGTGGATGATAGAACTCTGGACGACAATGTAGAATCTTTCTTTTCTCATGATGCTGCAGATCTTAGAGATAGAGTTAGTCAATCCGCAGATATCAGCAAAG GTATTCCATTTTCGGAGATCCGGCTTATTCCTGCGAGTACAAGTAAAGTTGAATGTTGTCACTTCTCATCGGATGGAAAATTGCTTGCAACTGGTGGGCATGACAAAAAG GCTACATTGTGGTGCACAGAGTCATTTACAGCGAAGTCCACCCTTGAAGAGCATTGTCAATGGATCACTGATGTCCGTTTCAGCCCAAGCATCTCACGTCTTGCAACATCTTCAGCTGACAAAACTGTCAGGGTTTGGGATGCTGATAAT CCAGGCTACTCGCTTCGCACATTTACAGGACATTCTACAACTGTGATGTCAGTGGATTTCCATCCTAGTAAAGAGGACCTTATCTGTTCATGTGATAATGACAGTGAGGTTCGCTACTGGAGTATAAAGAATGGTAGTTGTGTTGGAGTCTTTAAG GGCGGTGCTACTCAGACAAGGTTTCAACCTCATTTTGGAAGGATCCTTGCAGCTGCTGCAGAGAATGTGGTATCCATACTAGATGTTGAGACTAAAATGTGTAGGCTTAAATTCCAG GGCCATAAAAACCAAATCCATTCTGTGTGTTGGGATCCTTCTGGCGAGTATGTGGCATCTGTGAGTGATGACTTGGTTAGAGTGTGGACGGTGGGCTCCGGCAGTAAAGGGGAATACATTCATGAATTGAGCTGTACTGGCAACAAATTTCATACTTGTGTTTTCCATCCCACTTACTCGTCTCTGCTGATCATTGGCTGCTATGAG AATCTGGAGCTTTGGAACATGGCTGAGAACAAGACGATGGATGTACGTGCGCATGACAAATTGGTATCTGATTTGGCAGTGTCAAATGTTACTGGCTTGGTAGCTTCTGCTAGTCATGACAAGTATGTCAAGCTCTGGAAGTGA
- the LOC110660304 gene encoding transcriptional corepressor LEUNIG isoform X2 codes for MSQTNWEADKMLDVYIYDYLMKRKLHNSAKAFQAEGKVSPDPVAIDAPGGFLFEWWSVFWDIFIARTNEKHSEAAASYIETQMVKARELQHQQHPKPQQHQQMQMQQLLLQRHAQQQQQQQQQQQQQQQRRDGNQHPSGSANGLAANDVTRHNPATANALATKMYEDRLKLPLQRDSLDEASMKQRLSDNVGQLLDPNHASLLKAAALGGQPPGYFPMQALHGIPGGSGNLQQAQNRNQQLPVSTQDIKSEINAMINPRSAGTDGSLIGVHGPNQGGSNLTLKGWPLTGVDQLGLLQHPRLMQSSQALSKLQLQQQLILQAQQNLSSQSINDLERRKLRMLLNNQNLGLGKDVPLNSGDVLGNFGSPMQVNSPILPRGDTDLLIKHVSQLQQQQYQQIPLANQQSQNSNHSLQQQDKIIGSSSMTMDGSMANTFQGNDQASKSQIGRKRKQPGSSSGPANSSGTANTTGPSPSSPSTPSTHTPGDAISVPTVPHNNGSSKSLLMFGSDGMGSLASASNELADIDRFVDDRTLDDNVESFFSHDAADLRDRVSQSADISKGIPFSEIRLIPASTSKVECCHFSSDGKLLATGGHDKKATLWCTESFTAKSTLEEHCQWITDVRFSPSISRLATSSADKTVRVWDADNPGYSLRTFTGHSTTVMSVDFHPSKEDLICSCDNDSEVRYWSIKNGSCVGVFKGGATQTRFQPHFGRILAAAAENVVSILDVETKMCRLKFQGHKNQIHSVCWDPSGEYVASVSDDLVRVWTVGSGSKGEYIHELSCTGNKFHTCVFHPTYSSLLIIGCYENLELWNMAENKTMDVRAHDKLVSDLAVSNVTGLVASASHDKYVKLWK; via the exons ATGTCTCAGACCAACTGGGAAGCTGATAAAAT GCTGGATGTTTATATATATGATTACCTTATGAAGAGAAAACTTCATAATTCTGCAAAGGCATTTCAGGCTGAGGGGAAAGTGTCCCCAGATCCTGTTG CTATTGATGCACCTGGTGGTTTTCTCTTTGAGTGGTGGTCTGTCTTTTGGGACATATTTATTGCTAGAACAAATGAGAAGCACTCAGAAGCTGCGGCATCTTACATTGAG ACTCAAATGGTCAAGGCACGGGAGCTGCAGCATCAACAGCATCCAAAACCTCAGCAACATCAGCAGATGCAGATGCAGCAGCTGTTATTACAGAGGCATgctcagcagcagcagcagcagcagcaacaacaacaacaacaacaacaacgaaGAGATGGGAACCAACATCCAAGTGGATCTGCCAATGGACTTGCTGCTAATGATGTCACAAGACATAACCCTGCAACTGCAAATGCTTTAGCAACCAAAATGTATGAGGACAGACTAAAGCTTCCACTTCAGAGGGATTCCTTGGATGAAGCGTCCATGAAG CAAAGATTAAGTGATAATGTGGGCCAGCTTCTGGATCCAAATCATGCCTCATTGTTGAAGGCAGCTGCATTGGGTGGCCAACCTCCGGGGTACTTTCCAAT GCAAGCACTGCATGGTATTCCTGGGGGCTCAGGAAATCTGCAGCAAGCTCAAAACCGGAATCAGCAGCTTCCTGTGTCTACCCAG GACATAAAGAGTGAGATCAATGCCATGATAAATCCCAGGAGCGCTGGTACAGATGGATCATTGATTGGAGTTCACG GACCAAATCAAGGGGGAAGCAATTTGACCTTGAAAGGATGGCCTCTAACA GGAGTGGATCAGCTTGGGCTTCTTCAGCATCCGAGGTTGATGCAATCCTCTCAGGCACTCAGTAAATTGCAGTTACAACAGCAGTTGATCCTTCAAGCTCAGCAAAACTTGTCATCACAATCTATCAATGATTTGGAGCGAAGAAAACTGAGAATGCTTCTTAATAACCAGAATTTGGGTCTTGGGAAGGATGTCCCTTTAAATTCTGGTGATGTTCTTGGTAACTTTGGATCACCAATGCAAGTAAATAGCCCTATATTGCCTCGTGGAGACACTGATCTACTAATTAAG CATGTTTCTCAGTTACAGCAGCAACAGTATCAACAGATTCCACTTGCGAATCAGCagtctcaaaattcaaatcaCAGCcttcagcaacaagataagatcaTCGGTTCTAGCAGCATGACAATGGATGGTAGCATGGCAAACACTTTTCAAGGAAATGACCAG GCTTCAAAAAGTCAAATTGGACGAAAGAGAAAGCAGCCAGGATCGTCTTCAGGCCCTGCCAATAGTTCAGGCACTGCTAACACCACTGGACCTTCCCCAAGTTCTCCTTCAACACCTTCCACTCACACACCCGGGGATGCTATTTCAGTTCCCACTGTGCCACACAATAATGGTTCTTCTAAGTCTCTGCTTATGTTTGGGTCTGATGGAATGGGCTCCCTCGCATCTGCTTCAAATGAACTG GCTGATATAGACCGTTTTGTGGATGATAGAACTCTGGACGACAATGTAGAATCTTTCTTTTCTCATGATGCTGCAGATCTTAGAGATAGAGTTAGTCAATCCGCAGATATCAGCAAAG GTATTCCATTTTCGGAGATCCGGCTTATTCCTGCGAGTACAAGTAAAGTTGAATGTTGTCACTTCTCATCGGATGGAAAATTGCTTGCAACTGGTGGGCATGACAAAAAG GCTACATTGTGGTGCACAGAGTCATTTACAGCGAAGTCCACCCTTGAAGAGCATTGTCAATGGATCACTGATGTCCGTTTCAGCCCAAGCATCTCACGTCTTGCAACATCTTCAGCTGACAAAACTGTCAGGGTTTGGGATGCTGATAAT CCAGGCTACTCGCTTCGCACATTTACAGGACATTCTACAACTGTGATGTCAGTGGATTTCCATCCTAGTAAAGAGGACCTTATCTGTTCATGTGATAATGACAGTGAGGTTCGCTACTGGAGTATAAAGAATGGTAGTTGTGTTGGAGTCTTTAAG GGCGGTGCTACTCAGACAAGGTTTCAACCTCATTTTGGAAGGATCCTTGCAGCTGCTGCAGAGAATGTGGTATCCATACTAGATGTTGAGACTAAAATGTGTAGGCTTAAATTCCAG GGCCATAAAAACCAAATCCATTCTGTGTGTTGGGATCCTTCTGGCGAGTATGTGGCATCTGTGAGTGATGACTTGGTTAGAGTGTGGACGGTGGGCTCCGGCAGTAAAGGGGAATACATTCATGAATTGAGCTGTACTGGCAACAAATTTCATACTTGTGTTTTCCATCCCACTTACTCGTCTCTGCTGATCATTGGCTGCTATGAG AATCTGGAGCTTTGGAACATGGCTGAGAACAAGACGATGGATGTACGTGCGCATGACAAATTGGTATCTGATTTGGCAGTGTCAAATGTTACTGGCTTGGTAGCTTCTGCTAGTCATGACAAGTATGTCAAGCTCTGGAAGTGA
- the LOC110660304 gene encoding transcriptional corepressor LEUNIG isoform X3, translated as MSQTNWEADKMLDVYIYDYLMKRKLHNSAKAFQAEGKVSPDPVAIDAPGGFLFEWWSVFWDIFIARTNEKHSEAAASYIETQMVKARELQHQQHPKPQQHQQMQMQQLLLQRHAQQQQQQQQQQQQQQQRRDGNQHPSGSANGLAANDVTRHNPATANALATKMYEDRLKLPLQRDSLDEASMKQRLSDNVGQLLDPNHASLLKAAALGGQPPGYFPMQALHGIPGGSGNLQQAQNRNQQLPVSTQQDIKSEINAMINPRSAGTDGSLIGVHGPNQGGSNLTLKGWPLTGVDQLGLLQHPRLMQSSQALSKLQLQQQLILQAQQNLSSQSINDLERRKLRMLLNNQNLGLGKDVPLNSGDVLGNFGSPMQVNSPILPRGDTDLLIKLQQQQYQQIPLANQQSQNSNHSLQQQDKIIGSSSMTMDGSMANTFQGNDQASKSQIGRKRKQPGSSSGPANSSGTANTTGPSPSSPSTPSTHTPGDAISVPTVPHNNGSSKSLLMFGSDGMGSLASASNELADIDRFVDDRTLDDNVESFFSHDAADLRDRVSQSADISKGIPFSEIRLIPASTSKVECCHFSSDGKLLATGGHDKKATLWCTESFTAKSTLEEHCQWITDVRFSPSISRLATSSADKTVRVWDADNPGYSLRTFTGHSTTVMSVDFHPSKEDLICSCDNDSEVRYWSIKNGSCVGVFKGGATQTRFQPHFGRILAAAAENVVSILDVETKMCRLKFQGHKNQIHSVCWDPSGEYVASVSDDLVRVWTVGSGSKGEYIHELSCTGNKFHTCVFHPTYSSLLIIGCYENLELWNMAENKTMDVRAHDKLVSDLAVSNVTGLVASASHDKYVKLWK; from the exons ATGTCTCAGACCAACTGGGAAGCTGATAAAAT GCTGGATGTTTATATATATGATTACCTTATGAAGAGAAAACTTCATAATTCTGCAAAGGCATTTCAGGCTGAGGGGAAAGTGTCCCCAGATCCTGTTG CTATTGATGCACCTGGTGGTTTTCTCTTTGAGTGGTGGTCTGTCTTTTGGGACATATTTATTGCTAGAACAAATGAGAAGCACTCAGAAGCTGCGGCATCTTACATTGAG ACTCAAATGGTCAAGGCACGGGAGCTGCAGCATCAACAGCATCCAAAACCTCAGCAACATCAGCAGATGCAGATGCAGCAGCTGTTATTACAGAGGCATgctcagcagcagcagcagcagcagcaacaacaacaacaacaacaacaacgaaGAGATGGGAACCAACATCCAAGTGGATCTGCCAATGGACTTGCTGCTAATGATGTCACAAGACATAACCCTGCAACTGCAAATGCTTTAGCAACCAAAATGTATGAGGACAGACTAAAGCTTCCACTTCAGAGGGATTCCTTGGATGAAGCGTCCATGAAG CAAAGATTAAGTGATAATGTGGGCCAGCTTCTGGATCCAAATCATGCCTCATTGTTGAAGGCAGCTGCATTGGGTGGCCAACCTCCGGGGTACTTTCCAAT GCAAGCACTGCATGGTATTCCTGGGGGCTCAGGAAATCTGCAGCAAGCTCAAAACCGGAATCAGCAGCTTCCTGTGTCTACCCAG CAGGACATAAAGAGTGAGATCAATGCCATGATAAATCCCAGGAGCGCTGGTACAGATGGATCATTGATTGGAGTTCACG GACCAAATCAAGGGGGAAGCAATTTGACCTTGAAAGGATGGCCTCTAACA GGAGTGGATCAGCTTGGGCTTCTTCAGCATCCGAGGTTGATGCAATCCTCTCAGGCACTCAGTAAATTGCAGTTACAACAGCAGTTGATCCTTCAAGCTCAGCAAAACTTGTCATCACAATCTATCAATGATTTGGAGCGAAGAAAACTGAGAATGCTTCTTAATAACCAGAATTTGGGTCTTGGGAAGGATGTCCCTTTAAATTCTGGTGATGTTCTTGGTAACTTTGGATCACCAATGCAAGTAAATAGCCCTATATTGCCTCGTGGAGACACTGATCTACTAATTAAG TTACAGCAGCAACAGTATCAACAGATTCCACTTGCGAATCAGCagtctcaaaattcaaatcaCAGCcttcagcaacaagataagatcaTCGGTTCTAGCAGCATGACAATGGATGGTAGCATGGCAAACACTTTTCAAGGAAATGACCAG GCTTCAAAAAGTCAAATTGGACGAAAGAGAAAGCAGCCAGGATCGTCTTCAGGCCCTGCCAATAGTTCAGGCACTGCTAACACCACTGGACCTTCCCCAAGTTCTCCTTCAACACCTTCCACTCACACACCCGGGGATGCTATTTCAGTTCCCACTGTGCCACACAATAATGGTTCTTCTAAGTCTCTGCTTATGTTTGGGTCTGATGGAATGGGCTCCCTCGCATCTGCTTCAAATGAACTG GCTGATATAGACCGTTTTGTGGATGATAGAACTCTGGACGACAATGTAGAATCTTTCTTTTCTCATGATGCTGCAGATCTTAGAGATAGAGTTAGTCAATCCGCAGATATCAGCAAAG GTATTCCATTTTCGGAGATCCGGCTTATTCCTGCGAGTACAAGTAAAGTTGAATGTTGTCACTTCTCATCGGATGGAAAATTGCTTGCAACTGGTGGGCATGACAAAAAG GCTACATTGTGGTGCACAGAGTCATTTACAGCGAAGTCCACCCTTGAAGAGCATTGTCAATGGATCACTGATGTCCGTTTCAGCCCAAGCATCTCACGTCTTGCAACATCTTCAGCTGACAAAACTGTCAGGGTTTGGGATGCTGATAAT CCAGGCTACTCGCTTCGCACATTTACAGGACATTCTACAACTGTGATGTCAGTGGATTTCCATCCTAGTAAAGAGGACCTTATCTGTTCATGTGATAATGACAGTGAGGTTCGCTACTGGAGTATAAAGAATGGTAGTTGTGTTGGAGTCTTTAAG GGCGGTGCTACTCAGACAAGGTTTCAACCTCATTTTGGAAGGATCCTTGCAGCTGCTGCAGAGAATGTGGTATCCATACTAGATGTTGAGACTAAAATGTGTAGGCTTAAATTCCAG GGCCATAAAAACCAAATCCATTCTGTGTGTTGGGATCCTTCTGGCGAGTATGTGGCATCTGTGAGTGATGACTTGGTTAGAGTGTGGACGGTGGGCTCCGGCAGTAAAGGGGAATACATTCATGAATTGAGCTGTACTGGCAACAAATTTCATACTTGTGTTTTCCATCCCACTTACTCGTCTCTGCTGATCATTGGCTGCTATGAG AATCTGGAGCTTTGGAACATGGCTGAGAACAAGACGATGGATGTACGTGCGCATGACAAATTGGTATCTGATTTGGCAGTGTCAAATGTTACTGGCTTGGTAGCTTCTGCTAGTCATGACAAGTATGTCAAGCTCTGGAAGTGA
- the LOC110660304 gene encoding transcriptional corepressor LEUNIG isoform X6: MSQTNWEADKMLDVYIYDYLMKRKLHNSAKAFQAEGKVSPDPVAIDAPGGFLFEWWSVFWDIFIARTNEKHSEAAASYIETQMVKARELQHQQHPKPQQHQQMQMQQLLLQRHAQQQQQQQQQQQQQQQRRDGNQHPSGSANGLAANDVTRHNPATANALATKMYEDRLKLPLQRDSLDEASMKQRLSDNVGQLLDPNHASLLKAAALGGQPPGQALHGIPGGSGNLQQAQNRNQQLPVSTQQDIKSEINAMINPRSAGTDGSLIGVHGPNQGGSNLTLKGWPLTGVDQLGLLQHPRLMQSSQALSKLQLQQQLILQAQQNLSSQSINDLERRKLRMLLNNQNLGLGKDVPLNSGDVLGNFGSPMQVNSPILPRGDTDLLIKLQQQQYQQIPLANQQSQNSNHSLQQQDKIIGSSSMTMDGSMANTFQGNDQASKSQIGRKRKQPGSSSGPANSSGTANTTGPSPSSPSTPSTHTPGDAISVPTVPHNNGSSKSLLMFGSDGMGSLASASNELADIDRFVDDRTLDDNVESFFSHDAADLRDRVSQSADISKGIPFSEIRLIPASTSKVECCHFSSDGKLLATGGHDKKATLWCTESFTAKSTLEEHCQWITDVRFSPSISRLATSSADKTVRVWDADNPGYSLRTFTGHSTTVMSVDFHPSKEDLICSCDNDSEVRYWSIKNGSCVGVFKGGATQTRFQPHFGRILAAAAENVVSILDVETKMCRLKFQGHKNQIHSVCWDPSGEYVASVSDDLVRVWTVGSGSKGEYIHELSCTGNKFHTCVFHPTYSSLLIIGCYENLELWNMAENKTMDVRAHDKLVSDLAVSNVTGLVASASHDKYVKLWK; the protein is encoded by the exons ATGTCTCAGACCAACTGGGAAGCTGATAAAAT GCTGGATGTTTATATATATGATTACCTTATGAAGAGAAAACTTCATAATTCTGCAAAGGCATTTCAGGCTGAGGGGAAAGTGTCCCCAGATCCTGTTG CTATTGATGCACCTGGTGGTTTTCTCTTTGAGTGGTGGTCTGTCTTTTGGGACATATTTATTGCTAGAACAAATGAGAAGCACTCAGAAGCTGCGGCATCTTACATTGAG ACTCAAATGGTCAAGGCACGGGAGCTGCAGCATCAACAGCATCCAAAACCTCAGCAACATCAGCAGATGCAGATGCAGCAGCTGTTATTACAGAGGCATgctcagcagcagcagcagcagcagcaacaacaacaacaacaacaacaacgaaGAGATGGGAACCAACATCCAAGTGGATCTGCCAATGGACTTGCTGCTAATGATGTCACAAGACATAACCCTGCAACTGCAAATGCTTTAGCAACCAAAATGTATGAGGACAGACTAAAGCTTCCACTTCAGAGGGATTCCTTGGATGAAGCGTCCATGAAG CAAAGATTAAGTGATAATGTGGGCCAGCTTCTGGATCCAAATCATGCCTCATTGTTGAAGGCAGCTGCATTGGGTGGCCAACCTCCGGG GCAAGCACTGCATGGTATTCCTGGGGGCTCAGGAAATCTGCAGCAAGCTCAAAACCGGAATCAGCAGCTTCCTGTGTCTACCCAG CAGGACATAAAGAGTGAGATCAATGCCATGATAAATCCCAGGAGCGCTGGTACAGATGGATCATTGATTGGAGTTCACG GACCAAATCAAGGGGGAAGCAATTTGACCTTGAAAGGATGGCCTCTAACA GGAGTGGATCAGCTTGGGCTTCTTCAGCATCCGAGGTTGATGCAATCCTCTCAGGCACTCAGTAAATTGCAGTTACAACAGCAGTTGATCCTTCAAGCTCAGCAAAACTTGTCATCACAATCTATCAATGATTTGGAGCGAAGAAAACTGAGAATGCTTCTTAATAACCAGAATTTGGGTCTTGGGAAGGATGTCCCTTTAAATTCTGGTGATGTTCTTGGTAACTTTGGATCACCAATGCAAGTAAATAGCCCTATATTGCCTCGTGGAGACACTGATCTACTAATTAAG TTACAGCAGCAACAGTATCAACAGATTCCACTTGCGAATCAGCagtctcaaaattcaaatcaCAGCcttcagcaacaagataagatcaTCGGTTCTAGCAGCATGACAATGGATGGTAGCATGGCAAACACTTTTCAAGGAAATGACCAG GCTTCAAAAAGTCAAATTGGACGAAAGAGAAAGCAGCCAGGATCGTCTTCAGGCCCTGCCAATAGTTCAGGCACTGCTAACACCACTGGACCTTCCCCAAGTTCTCCTTCAACACCTTCCACTCACACACCCGGGGATGCTATTTCAGTTCCCACTGTGCCACACAATAATGGTTCTTCTAAGTCTCTGCTTATGTTTGGGTCTGATGGAATGGGCTCCCTCGCATCTGCTTCAAATGAACTG GCTGATATAGACCGTTTTGTGGATGATAGAACTCTGGACGACAATGTAGAATCTTTCTTTTCTCATGATGCTGCAGATCTTAGAGATAGAGTTAGTCAATCCGCAGATATCAGCAAAG GTATTCCATTTTCGGAGATCCGGCTTATTCCTGCGAGTACAAGTAAAGTTGAATGTTGTCACTTCTCATCGGATGGAAAATTGCTTGCAACTGGTGGGCATGACAAAAAG GCTACATTGTGGTGCACAGAGTCATTTACAGCGAAGTCCACCCTTGAAGAGCATTGTCAATGGATCACTGATGTCCGTTTCAGCCCAAGCATCTCACGTCTTGCAACATCTTCAGCTGACAAAACTGTCAGGGTTTGGGATGCTGATAAT CCAGGCTACTCGCTTCGCACATTTACAGGACATTCTACAACTGTGATGTCAGTGGATTTCCATCCTAGTAAAGAGGACCTTATCTGTTCATGTGATAATGACAGTGAGGTTCGCTACTGGAGTATAAAGAATGGTAGTTGTGTTGGAGTCTTTAAG GGCGGTGCTACTCAGACAAGGTTTCAACCTCATTTTGGAAGGATCCTTGCAGCTGCTGCAGAGAATGTGGTATCCATACTAGATGTTGAGACTAAAATGTGTAGGCTTAAATTCCAG GGCCATAAAAACCAAATCCATTCTGTGTGTTGGGATCCTTCTGGCGAGTATGTGGCATCTGTGAGTGATGACTTGGTTAGAGTGTGGACGGTGGGCTCCGGCAGTAAAGGGGAATACATTCATGAATTGAGCTGTACTGGCAACAAATTTCATACTTGTGTTTTCCATCCCACTTACTCGTCTCTGCTGATCATTGGCTGCTATGAG AATCTGGAGCTTTGGAACATGGCTGAGAACAAGACGATGGATGTACGTGCGCATGACAAATTGGTATCTGATTTGGCAGTGTCAAATGTTACTGGCTTGGTAGCTTCTGCTAGTCATGACAAGTATGTCAAGCTCTGGAAGTGA